The sequence tatttattttttttttaattatcataaaaaatgtttaaaataattatttatattttcatcattggGCGccatcatattattatttattaaaaaaaaaaaaaaaaataaatgctttgaaaatgaataataataataataataaaaaattaaataaagaaaatttaaatgaaattgaaaattggaATGAAATAGAGTTAACAGATTATAAGAAACAAGGTTTAGATGAAGGTACATCaagtaatatttatttatttgaaagtaATGGTAATGTTGTTAATGGTAGTATTGAAGATTCACcaaagcaacaacaacaacaacaacaacaacaacaacaacaacaacaacaacaacaacaacaacaacaacaacaacaaaatataatatcATCAGATGAGGAAATTGAAGATAAACCATTTCAAGATAGAGATAGTAATATTGGTGATGGTAGTGATATCGATAGTAGTGGTGATTCAATCGATATAGAGAATACTGATTATTCAATATTGGTACCATTCGAAGATGAAGAAAACAACAATGGAAGTAAAagtaaattttcaattaaaaaattaaaatcatttttaggACCTGCATTATTTATATCGGTGGGATATATGGATCCAGGTAATTGGGCAACAGATTTAGAAGGTGGGTCAAGATTTGGGTATCAATTAATGtgggtattattattttcaaatattatggCACTATTTTTACAAACTTTGGTGATAAAATTAGCATTGGTGACAAAGAATGATTTAGCTCAACAATGTAGAAAAGAGTATAGTAAAACCGTGAATATATTCCTATGGTTAATATTAGAGTTGGCAATAATTTCAACAGATTTAGCAGAGGTTATTGGTACAGCAATTGGTTTGAATATTCTATTTGGCTTACCGTTGATTGCAGGCGTTGCTATCACTTCATTGGATACTCTACTGTTTTTAGCCATTCAAAGATGGGGTATTAGGAAATTGGAATTGTTAATTCTATTACTTTTATCAATGATAACAATGTGTTTTGTGATAGAACTTTTCCTTAGCAAACCAATTGCGTCCGAGGTTTTCTCTGGTTTCGTGCCAAGGTTAAATAGTGATAGTGTTATGGTTGCAACTGGCATCGTTGGTGCTACCACTATGCCccataatttgtttttacaTGGTAGTGTGGTGAAATCAAGAAAGATTCCAAACGATCGTAGAAAATCAGTGATCAAACAAGCTTACCGTTATAACGTTATCGATACGGTTTTGGCTTTGAATTGTGCATTCTTTGTTAATATCGCAATATTAATGTTGGCTGCCTCTGTCTTTTGGAAATCAAATATCCAAGTAACCGAATTGTCAGAGGCCTATAGATTATTAACTAAATTAATGGATGGGAAATTAGCCGCAGTTTTATTTGGGTTGGGTTTGTTCTTGGCTGGTCAATCCTCAACTATCACCGGTACAATGGCGGGCCAAATAGTTATGGAAGGTTTCATAAAATTAAGAATTAAACCTTGGTTAAGAAGATTCATAACTCGACTTTTGGCTATAATCCCCGCCGCTATTGTTATCATTGTTTTAGGTGACAAAGGTACCTATACCCTATTAATTATCTCACAAGTGcttttatcaattggtttaCCTTTTGCTGTGGTCCCCTTAATCATTTTCACAAGTTCTTACGAAATAATgggtgaatttaaaaataggttgtcaattattattatcaattcaaTAATTGCTCTATTCATTATTGGTTTAAATTTAGCAactatttttcaattaattaatgatttccttcataatgattcaataatttcaaaatgttTAACAATTATCTTTTTAATCCCTTTATCAATTGCTTTatgttgtttattattatggttaataatttctaaaattaatttctttacaaatttattatcaaaaatttttaataataataataataataataataaaaatattataaataataataataattattctggtaatacaattaataatcaaactatacaataaattaaaaaaataaaaaataaaaaatttaatatgtgtgaaataataatttattatttaatttaacaaaGATGTAATGTTgtctttttttgaattttacatttaattACAACCACATGAGCCACCACTTGGTAACATTGAGGATGGATTCATAGCAACTGATGCATCAACCATAACAGTAACTGGAATATGAGAGACCTTACCTGCTCCAGTGTTTGCAACATTTCCAATTAAGGATCCCATTGGGTTTGAACTACCACCACATTCACCACATGCAATTTTATTGCTACCAAATGAAATTGCTGAATTTCTGCCTGAtccaattgatgatgatgaggatgattTAATGTTACCAATTTTAGAGATTGAAgctttaatattattttttaaaatttggaaaataataaaaaaaaaaaaaaaaaaaaaaaaaattaggaatttattgattaatctttttttaataaataaggtattttaaaatacttTACCAATTATTgtcattttttaaagttttaaagattattttttaatttttgatttgaaatataaataaaaacaaaaaaaaaaaatatttatacctttaaaaaaaaaaaaataaaaataaaaaaaaaaataaaaaaaaaaaaaaaaataaaaaaaaaaaaaaaaataaagtaaaaataaatttgtaatcagatttaaaaaaaaatagtaaataaatctaaaagtggtaaaaattaattaccccattaattaatttaattttatttttaaaataaaattaaaataatctaaaataaaataataacaaataatgataaaggAGAATTGGAAAagattattgatttttttttttttaaattaaaaaaataaaatttatatttcaaatttttaaactcatggttatatttaaaataatacatgattataatatttttaaaaatataattttattaattttattttaattttattatgtttATTCGCAACCACATACACTATGTATATAAATTGTTTCACCTGTTGCAGAAACAGCTGGGTGATAAACAAcctgtttattattatttccaccCAAACTTCCCAATAAACCGCCCAATAAATTATTAGCACCAAATAAACCAGATCCAGAGTTTGattcacatttttttttttttgatgaatataaagatataaaattattatttgatattgacccaccaccaattgaaaatttctTTGGGttactaattttaattattgatcctaattattttaaaataattaaattagtattatttttttatttaattttttagatttataaataattacctattattgtcatttttaattatgggttttatttttattttttttttctattttaaaaacaattaataataattattttttaaaaaaaaaaaaaaaaaaaaaaaaaaaaaaaaaaaaaaataaataaataaataaactctTCTAGTAATggttaatttaaa comes from Dictyostelium discoideum AX4 chromosome 2 chromosome, whole genome shotgun sequence and encodes:
- a CDS encoding coiled-coil family protein gives rise to the protein MTIIASISKIGNIKSSSSSSIGSGRNSAISFGSNKIACGECGGSSNPMGSLIGNVANTGAGKVSHIPVTVMVDASVAMNPSSMLPSGGSCGCN
- a CDS encoding natural resistance-associated macrophage protein; the encoded protein is MNNNNNNKKLNKENLNEIENWNEIELTDYKKQGLDEGTSSNIYLFESNGNVVNGSIEDSPKQQQQQQQQQQQQQQQQQQQQQQQQNIISSDEEIEDKPFQDRDSNIGDGSDIDSSGDSIDIENTDYSILVPFEDEENNNGSKSKFSIKKLKSFLGPALFISVGYMDPGNWATDLEGGSRFGYQLMWVLLFSNIMALFLQTLVIKLALVTKNDLAQQCRKEYSKTVNIFLWLILELAIISTDLAEVIGTAIGLNILFGLPLIAGVAITSLDTLLFLAIQRWGIRKLELLILLLLSMITMCFVIELFLSKPIASEVFSGFVPRLNSDSVMVATGIVGATTMPHNLFLHGSVVKSRKIPNDRRKSVIKQAYRYNVIDTVLALNCAFFVNIAILMLAASVFWKSNIQVTELSEAYRLLTKLMDGKLAAVLFGLGLFLAGQSSTITGTMAGQIVMEGFIKLRIKPWLRRFITRLLAIIPAAIVIIVLGDKGTYTLLIISQVLLSIGLPFAVVPLIIFTSSYEIMGEFKNRLSIIIINSIIALFIIGLNLATIFQLINDFLHNDSIISKCLTIIFLIPLSIALCCLLLWLIISKINFFTNLLSKIFNNNNNNNNKNIINNNNNYSGNTINNQTIQ